tttaacttCTATTCCCTATTCCTTGTAGCATTTGAGATTCTGGTTAAGAACTCATTGAACACATCATCGCCGCTGAGCAAGCTAACCCTTGCATACTTTTGATCAACACCAAATCGCTTCCCTCCTCGTACAAGCACCTTCAAATTCCTCAGATAACTCTCACAATCTTCTATGCTCCCCTTGCACTTCATCCAAGCAAATGCtgcaataatatatattaatacacTAGTCATTATATAAAATGCATGCTGAGTCATATGCGAAAATAGATGctctcaattttaaaaaaaaaattgagagaataaagtgtgatctctcacgattaattttataagtgggactaagaaaaaatatgaaaaagaacgATGAAGAGTTatagatcacactttactcccttaactttttttaacaattgagagAATCTATTCCTGTCATAAACTCCTCGGCCGCTAAGTAAAATGAAATGAATTTTGTTACCCGGGTAAGATTCAGATGTGTGGTTAGTGAAGGTGCAATAGGCCTTAGAATACTTGGCCAAGGAGAAGAGGTTACTTTTGTCAACAACTGCCCTTAGTTTCTCCCACCTTTCCCTCAACTTGCGCCTCGAATATTCAAAGAAGAGCTCATCAGGATCTAGGGACGATCCTATTTCCTGGTAACTGTCACAGATCACTCCTATGATCTTAGCAACTCGGGTTTGAGATTCTTTTGACACTCCAATTGAGCTCATATGAATGAACCTTGTCATCTTCCTTGCAACTTCAATGTCCTTCACAATTGCCCACCTTCACAtaccaaaatcaaaatatagttattaaaaaattatttttttgttaatattagtctgttttattattgtaacattattttgattttttacttttgaaaatTCATACATAAAGTACCCATATATATGTTGATTATGGATTCGGTTGCAATTGTTGAGATGGCAATCATTGGAATGCACATTGCAACGCAAAAATTAAACTTTACATTGTTGGTagctatttaaaaaaaaataattgtgagaaattaatattttttagaaatacaaaataaatggtaataacatgatattttttattttaaaatttaaaaattaactatttttatgCTCTGTGCCAACTGCCAACAATCTATTTGTTATAATTGATGAGTGAGATGTCGGcacataattaaatttaattaaccaTAATGttagagaaacaaaaaataagttttttttttttaccaaagataggAGACTCGAACTCGCAACttcttaattgagtatggggAGACTATGCCATTTGAACTATTACTCATTAACTTAAATTTGGGAAGATAAGAGACTCGAACCCGCAacctcttaattgagtatgAGGAGTCTGTGCCATTTGAGCTATTGCTCATTGGCACAAAAAATAAGTTGTTACTTGTTAGtgtttttagttaatattttttattattaatatttccGTTAAATTAAATGGAAAGAGGGATACGCTGATTGATGAATACTAACCCAATGCGGGAACCAGCATGGCCGGTGCATTTGGAGAATGTGAACAACATAAGATCATGGTCATACTGTTGAGTAATGGGAGTATATTGTGGCCAATAATACGCTAAGTCATGAATCACTCTCCCTTCTCCTTCACAGTTTGCCACTGCTCTCCTTATGCTTCCACAAGGGTTGTTAGGGGCAGTTACCACCTCTATATATTCCTCATTCTTATCATACTCCCTTGCATCTCCTCCCCACCGATACAACCCCGAACGCAAAATCTCAACCTCATCTTTATATTCCTGCAATTATAATAACAAACACTCAATAATTTCAAATTGTTTTATTTGACTTAACATTTACAATTTTAACCTGTTAGAATCAGACATCAATAGTaatgataaattattaataacgAAAGAATCATATCATTTGGCGCCGTTTCATGTGCAAATTAAATGGCACGCAATTTGGATCATCATTTATTAAGTCAAccacttttaaaattaattgattggaaatattaaatattagagTATCAAATAATTAAGAAGACAAGAGAGAGACACGGCCATGTTACAATGTTTGCATACAGTGAGATAGAGAATCTATGGATCCATGTGGTTCTATGTGAATCATGTGTTTGTTGCATGTTCCCTTAGAAGCCTAGTGTTCCCAATAGACATGTTTGTCATATTTTGGTCTCCTAATAAGGTTTTCTGCACAACACCCTTCCATTCCTCATCATCACTTATTTAAGATTGATTCACTACGactaaattatatatgtatgaaGAATGA
The Arachis duranensis cultivar V14167 chromosome 5, aradu.V14167.gnm2.J7QH, whole genome shotgun sequence genome window above contains:
- the LOC107488755 gene encoding L-tryptophan--pyruvate aminotransferase 1-like isoform X3; translation: MVVLKAASPPVPSVNKINNGTIKPLITPSPSSFINLDQGDPEVFRSYWRKKSEECTVVINGEDLMSYLSDTSNVCWFMLPELREAIQRLHRVVGNASAGMDKHIVVGTGSTQLFQAALFALSPSDSPIPINVVAASPYYSEYKDEVEILRSGLYRWGGDAREYDKNEEYIEVVTAPNNPCGSIRRAVANCEGEGRVIHDLAYYWPQYTPITQQYDHDLMLFTFSKCTGHAGSRIGWAIVKDIEVARKMTRFIHMSSIGVSKESQTRVAKIIGVICDSYQEIGSSLDPDELFFEYSRRKLRERWEKLRAVVDKSNLFSLAKYSKAYCTFTNHTSESYPAFAWMKCKGSIEDCESYLRNLKVLVRGGKRFGVDQKYARVSLLSGDDVFNEFLTRISNATRNRE
- the LOC107488755 gene encoding L-tryptophan--pyruvate aminotransferase 1-like isoform X1, coding for MVVLKAASPPVPSVNKINNGFPCSNGTIKPLITPSPSSFINLDQGDPEVFRSYWRKKSEECTVVINGEDLMSYLSDTSNVCWFMLPELREAIQRLHRVVGNASAGMDKHIVVGTGSTQLFQAALFALSPSDSPIPINVVAASPYYSEYKDEVEILRSGLYRWGGDAREYDKNEEYIEVVTAPNNPCGSIRRAVANCEGEGRVIHDLAYYWPQYTPITQQYDHDLMLFTFSKCTGHAGSRIGWAIVKDIEVARKMTRFIHMSSIGVSKESQTRVAKIIGVICDSYQEIGSSLDPDELFFEYSRRKLRERWEKLRAVVDKSNLFSLAKYSKAYCTFTNHTSESYPAFAWMKCKGSIEDCESYLRNLKVLVRGGKRFGVDQKYARVSLLSGDDVFNEFLTRISNATRNRE